A genomic window from Streptomyces sp. MST-110588 includes:
- a CDS encoding DUF1003 domain-containing protein yields the protein MGAEERDGAKERARAQSRPRVRLDQPRAPRRSLLPEYDPEAFGRLSEKIARFLGTGRFIVWMTVLIVLWVVWNVAAPDHLRFDKYPFIFLTLMLSLQASYAAPLILLAQNRQDDRDRVSREQDRKQNERSLADTEYLTREIAALRLGLGEVATRDWIRSELQDLVKELELRQMVDAESEERRER from the coding sequence GTGGGCGCTGAGGAGAGGGACGGCGCGAAAGAGCGCGCGAGGGCGCAGTCCCGTCCGCGGGTGCGCCTGGACCAGCCGCGCGCGCCCCGCCGCAGTCTGCTTCCCGAGTACGACCCGGAGGCGTTCGGGCGGCTCTCGGAGAAGATCGCCCGCTTCCTGGGAACGGGACGCTTCATCGTCTGGATGACGGTCCTGATCGTCCTGTGGGTGGTCTGGAACGTCGCCGCCCCCGACCACCTGCGCTTCGACAAGTACCCGTTCATCTTCCTGACGCTGATGCTCTCGCTCCAGGCGTCGTACGCGGCTCCGCTGATCCTGCTCGCCCAGAACCGGCAGGACGACCGCGACCGGGTCAGCCGGGAGCAGGACCGCAAGCAGAACGAGCGCTCGCTGGCGGACACCGAGTACCTGACGCGGGAGATCGCGGCGCTGCGGCTGGGCCTGGGCGAGGTCGCCACCCGGGACTGGATCCGCTCCGAACTCCAGGACCTGGTCAAGGAGCTGGAGCTGCGGCAGATGGTCGACGCGGAGAGCGAGGAGCGGCGCGAGCGCTGA
- a CDS encoding P-loop NTPase, whose protein sequence is MATDTPPESSRVVPPTGSAPSASAPDEDAVRAALATVNDPEIHRPITELGMVKSVEIAADGAVAVAVYLTVSGCPMRETITSNVRKAVAGVPGVTGVTVELDVMSDEQRRELAASLRGGTAEREVPFAQPGSLTRVYAVASGKGGVGKSSVTVNLAAAMAADGLKVGVVDADIYGHSVPRMLGAEGRPTQVENMIMPPSANGVKVISIGMFTPGNAPVVWRGPMLHRALQQFLADVYWGDLDVLLLDLPPGTGDIAISVAQLVPNAEILVVTTPQQAAAEVAERAGSIAVQTHQKIVGVVENMSGLPCPHCDEMVDVFGTGGGERVAEGLTRTTGAQVPVLGSIPIDVRLREGGDEGRPVVLSDPDSPAGAAIRAIAGKLGGRQRGLSGMSLGITPRNKF, encoded by the coding sequence ATGGCTACCGACACTCCCCCGGAGTCCTCCCGGGTGGTACCCCCGACCGGCTCCGCGCCGAGCGCGTCCGCGCCCGACGAGGACGCCGTCCGCGCCGCGCTGGCGACGGTGAACGACCCCGAGATCCACCGCCCCATCACCGAGCTGGGGATGGTCAAATCGGTGGAGATCGCGGCGGACGGCGCGGTCGCGGTGGCGGTCTATCTGACGGTCTCCGGCTGCCCGATGCGCGAGACGATCACCTCCAACGTACGGAAGGCCGTCGCCGGCGTCCCGGGGGTGACCGGTGTCACCGTCGAGCTGGACGTGATGAGCGACGAGCAGCGGCGCGAGCTGGCGGCCTCGCTGCGCGGCGGTACGGCCGAGCGCGAGGTGCCCTTTGCCCAGCCCGGCTCGCTCACCCGTGTGTACGCGGTCGCGTCCGGCAAGGGCGGCGTCGGCAAGTCCTCGGTGACGGTCAACCTGGCCGCGGCGATGGCGGCGGACGGGCTGAAGGTCGGCGTCGTGGATGCCGATATCTACGGACATTCCGTACCTCGCATGCTGGGCGCGGAGGGCCGCCCGACCCAGGTCGAGAACATGATCATGCCGCCGTCGGCGAACGGCGTGAAGGTCATCTCCATCGGCATGTTCACCCCCGGCAACGCCCCGGTGGTCTGGCGCGGGCCGATGCTGCACCGCGCCCTCCAGCAGTTCCTCGCCGACGTCTACTGGGGCGACCTGGACGTCCTCCTGCTGGACCTGCCCCCGGGCACCGGCGACATCGCCATCTCGGTGGCGCAGCTCGTCCCGAACGCCGAGATCCTGGTGGTCACCACCCCGCAGCAGGCCGCCGCCGAGGTCGCCGAGCGGGCCGGCTCCATCGCCGTACAGACCCACCAGAAGATCGTCGGCGTGGTGGAGAACATGTCCGGGCTCCCCTGCCCGCACTGTGACGAGATGGTCGACGTCTTCGGCACCGGCGGCGGCGAGCGGGTGGCCGAGGGCCTGACCAGGACGACCGGCGCGCAGGTGCCGGTGCTGGGCTCGATCCCGATCGACGTACGACTGCGGGAGGGCGGCGACGAGGGCAGGCCGGTCGTGCTCTCCGACCCGGACTCGCCGGCCGGCGCGGCGATCCGGGCGATCGCCGGAAAGCTGGGCGGGCGGCAGCGCGGCCTGTCGGGCATGTCGCTGGGGATCACCCCGCGCAACAAGTTCTGA
- a CDS encoding sec-independent translocase, producing MFFDIGPLELVALVILAVLIFGPDKLPKVIQDVTGFIRKVRQFSDNAKEDIRSELGPEFKDFEFEDLKPRNFVRKHVLEKDEFGLQEIRNGFDLRQEMAEVTEAVNGTGPSSAPSPSSAAGSRLNLSKEPPAAGPGGGSPDLLKKPGRPARTEHPPFDSDAT from the coding sequence GTGTTCTTCGACATAGGACCCCTAGAGCTGGTCGCGCTCGTGATCCTTGCGGTGCTCATCTTCGGTCCGGACAAGCTGCCCAAGGTCATCCAGGACGTCACGGGCTTCATCCGCAAGGTCCGCCAGTTCTCCGACAACGCCAAGGAGGACATCCGCAGCGAGCTGGGCCCGGAGTTCAAGGACTTCGAGTTCGAGGACCTCAAGCCCCGGAACTTCGTCCGCAAGCACGTCCTGGAGAAGGACGAGTTCGGCCTCCAGGAGATCCGCAACGGCTTCGACCTGCGACAGGAGATGGCCGAGGTCACCGAGGCCGTCAACGGCACCGGCCCGTCCTCCGCGCCGTCCCCCTCCTCCGCCGCCGGCTCCCGCCTGAACCTGTCCAAGGAGCCCCCGGCCGCCGGGCCCGGCGGCGGCTCGCCGGACCTGCTCAAGAAGCCCGGCCGGCCCGCCCGCACGGAACATCCGCCGTTCGACTCCGACGCCACCTGA
- a CDS encoding trypsin-like peptidase domain-containing protein — MDEGKAAGPKLNWWSRPGHPPAGHPSTEAAGPAAEAGGSPAASAAADRTGGPASEARQGGQAGQGRSGGAGASAPAADQTEVRASAAGQGGGADTGQTPGGASPEAAAESGVETGAGAGDRTEVPSGGAAAGQPVDSGRPRPLHPEDPYGTPPYGEPGPWAPAPPVQRPVATPAHGTHMPPAASHPPYGAPAAPPGAPVAPAPELPHQGGSADTGPAEAFAAQEGAPVHDDTFGTGGGPAAAGARTAESAGRAAGDPVPAPQGPAQQGPAPQGPVLEGQDATGAGTGRPDLTKHHAEPHPAPAPGAPFPQPQPHGHWQQYDPWSAPPQHPVPGLVPPAGPASRPRRGLLTIGAVVLALLAGGVGGGIGAYIERNGGISDIKLPQDAGDKGGRDPNSVAGIAQAALPGVVTLHVRGNSEQGTGTGFVLDKQGHILTNNHVVEPAGTGGEISVTFSGGETAKAKVIGRDGGYDLAVVKVEGVTGLRPLALGNSDSVRVGDPVVAIGAPYDLANTVTSGIISAKQRPITAGGKKGDGSDVSYVDALQTDAPINPGNSGGPLVDARARVIGINSAIRAADSGGGLEGGGQGGSIGLGFAIPINQGKWVAEELINKGRAMHPVIGVTLEMEYAGDGARVSSKGKTGGAPIVPGGPGAKAGIKPRDVITKVDGQPVHSGEELIVKIRSHRPGDRLTLTIRRDGKEHTAVLILGSSSQE; from the coding sequence ATGGACGAGGGGAAGGCCGCCGGGCCGAAGCTGAACTGGTGGAGCCGTCCGGGGCACCCTCCGGCCGGCCACCCGTCCACCGAGGCTGCCGGGCCCGCGGCCGAGGCCGGCGGCAGCCCGGCGGCATCCGCCGCTGCCGACCGGACCGGGGGACCGGCATCTGAGGCCCGTCAGGGCGGTCAGGCTGGTCAGGGCCGGTCCGGTGGGGCAGGGGCATCCGCTCCTGCCGCCGATCAGACCGAGGTACGTGCTTCCGCCGCAGGTCAGGGCGGCGGGGCCGACACAGGCCAGACCCCGGGCGGCGCGTCGCCCGAGGCCGCGGCCGAGAGCGGGGTCGAGACCGGGGCCGGGGCCGGGGACCGTACGGAGGTGCCGTCCGGGGGTGCCGCCGCGGGGCAGCCGGTGGACTCCGGGCGTCCGCGTCCGCTGCACCCCGAGGACCCGTACGGCACGCCCCCGTACGGCGAGCCGGGCCCCTGGGCGCCCGCGCCCCCCGTACAGCGCCCGGTGGCGACCCCCGCGCACGGCACCCACATGCCGCCGGCCGCGAGCCATCCTCCCTACGGGGCGCCCGCGGCGCCGCCCGGCGCGCCCGTCGCCCCCGCCCCGGAGCTGCCCCACCAGGGCGGGTCGGCGGACACCGGCCCGGCCGAGGCGTTCGCGGCACAGGAAGGTGCGCCGGTCCACGACGACACGTTCGGTACCGGTGGCGGTCCGGCCGCAGCCGGGGCACGTACGGCCGAGTCCGCGGGCCGGGCGGCCGGAGATCCCGTACCCGCACCGCAAGGCCCCGCGCAGCAAGGCCCCGCTCCCCAAGGCCCCGTACTGGAAGGCCAGGACGCCACCGGCGCCGGCACCGGCCGGCCGGACCTGACCAAGCACCACGCCGAACCGCACCCGGCGCCCGCACCCGGCGCGCCGTTCCCGCAGCCGCAGCCGCACGGGCACTGGCAGCAGTACGACCCTTGGAGCGCGCCGCCGCAGCACCCGGTGCCCGGCCTCGTCCCGCCGGCCGGGCCCGCGTCGCGCCCCCGCCGGGGGCTGCTGACCATCGGTGCCGTGGTGCTGGCGCTGCTCGCCGGCGGCGTCGGCGGCGGCATCGGCGCGTACATCGAACGCAACGGCGGCATCAGCGACATCAAGCTGCCGCAGGACGCGGGGGACAAGGGTGGCCGTGACCCCAACAGCGTCGCCGGCATCGCCCAGGCCGCGCTGCCCGGCGTGGTGACCCTGCACGTACGGGGCAACTCCGAGCAGGGCACCGGCACCGGCTTCGTCCTGGACAAGCAGGGTCACATCCTCACCAACAACCACGTCGTGGAGCCCGCCGGAACGGGCGGCGAGATCTCGGTGACCTTCAGCGGCGGCGAGACCGCCAAGGCCAAGGTCATAGGCCGGGACGGCGGCTACGACCTCGCCGTGGTGAAGGTCGAGGGCGTCACCGGCCTGCGCCCCCTGGCGCTCGGCAACTCCGACTCCGTACGCGTCGGCGACCCGGTGGTCGCCATCGGCGCGCCGTACGATCTCGCCAACACCGTCACCTCCGGCATCATCAGCGCCAAGCAGCGCCCCATCACCGCGGGCGGCAAGAAGGGCGACGGCAGCGACGTCTCGTACGTGGACGCCCTCCAGACCGACGCCCCGATCAACCCCGGCAACTCCGGCGGCCCGCTCGTCGACGCACGGGCCCGGGTGATCGGCATCAACAGCGCCATCCGCGCCGCCGACAGCGGCGGCGGCCTGGAGGGCGGCGGCCAGGGCGGCAGCATAGGGCTGGGCTTCGCCATACCCATCAACCAGGGCAAGTGGGTGGCCGAGGAGCTGATCAACAAGGGCAGGGCCATGCACCCGGTGATCGGTGTCACGCTGGAGATGGAGTACGCGGGCGACGGCGCGCGGGTCAGCTCCAAGGGCAAGACCGGCGGCGCGCCGATCGTGCCGGGCGGCCCCGGGGCCAAGGCGGGCATCAAGCCGCGCGATGTGATCACCAAGGTCGACGGGCAGCCGGTGCACAGCGGCGAGGAGCTGATCGTCAAGATCCGCAGTCACCGCCCCGGCGACCGGCTGACGCTGACCATCCGGCGCGACGGCAAGGAGCACACCGCCGTGCTCATCCTGGGTTCCTCCAGCCAGGAGTGA
- a CDS encoding zf-HC2 domain-containing protein — protein sequence MSGTGGPSPAEHHLGDRLAALVDGELGHDARERVLAHLATCCKCRAEADAQRQVKTVFAETAPPGPSEGLLARLQGLPGGAAGPGNRLGGGALGGGDFARGAFAGGDFGGDLSGDFGAERGFGHVPSGSHAIDGVPRQPRNRGFRIHESERTAPQRRRFAFAAAGAVSLAAFALGGALPLEAAVESAGGRAEGPGTAVTPAGQTPMAVAGRQAGRSEELLAAGDPRARAVPAGSSSTALPAPSPMGLYGPSASLPARSAALPPRAGVVLSPVTGPTGPTVVDRTMVDRLSLITLATPLDHGAPEGPPLPPLEPKRPLITTTPTAAPDRGTATR from the coding sequence GTGAGCGGAACAGGCGGTCCGTCCCCCGCCGAGCACCATCTCGGCGACCGCCTCGCGGCTCTGGTCGACGGGGAGTTGGGACATGATGCGCGCGAGCGGGTGCTCGCGCACCTGGCGACGTGCTGCAAGTGCAGGGCGGAGGCCGACGCCCAGCGGCAGGTGAAGACCGTCTTCGCCGAGACGGCGCCCCCGGGCCCTTCCGAAGGGCTGCTGGCGCGCCTTCAGGGGCTGCCGGGAGGTGCCGCCGGGCCGGGAAACCGGCTGGGCGGCGGCGCCCTGGGCGGCGGTGACTTCGCCCGGGGCGCTTTCGCCGGCGGTGACTTCGGCGGTGACCTGAGTGGTGACTTCGGGGCTGAGCGCGGCTTCGGTCACGTCCCTTCGGGCAGCCATGCCATCGACGGAGTGCCGCGGCAGCCGCGGAACCGTGGCTTCCGTATCCACGAGAGCGAGCGGACCGCGCCGCAGCGCCGGCGGTTCGCCTTCGCCGCCGCCGGGGCCGTCTCCCTGGCCGCCTTCGCCCTGGGCGGCGCGCTGCCCCTGGAGGCGGCGGTGGAATCCGCCGGCGGCCGGGCCGAGGGCCCGGGCACCGCGGTGACCCCGGCCGGCCAGACGCCGATGGCGGTGGCCGGGCGGCAGGCCGGCCGCAGCGAGGAGTTGCTCGCCGCCGGGGACCCCCGGGCGCGCGCGGTTCCGGCGGGCAGTTCCTCGACGGCCCTGCCCGCCCCCAGCCCCATGGGTCTGTACGGTCCGTCCGCCTCTCTCCCCGCGCGGTCCGCAGCCCTGCCGCCGCGGGCCGGTGTCGTCCTGTCGCCCGTAACAGGCCCGACCGGTCCGACGGTGGTGGACCGCACGATGGTGGACCGGCTCTCCCTCATCACCCTCGCCACACCCCTGGACCACGGAGCCCCGGAGGGACCGCCACTCCCTCCCCTGGAGCCCAAGAGACCCCTGATCACCACCACTCCGACCGCCGCCCCCGACCGCGGGACAGCCACCCGCTGA
- the sigE gene encoding RNA polymerase sigma factor SigE, which produces MVGALLDTTRATRGGAAAAGDRRALLRFRRSAVEPKSVTDTADRSRPQSSKGTGGDLVADAATTTATTATFATDADAPAWAPPSWEEIVSTHSARVYRLAYRLTGNQHDAEDLTQEVFVRVFRSLSTYTPGTFEGWLHRITTNLFLDMVRRRQRIRFDALGDDAAERLPSREPSPQQHFNDTHFDADVQQALDTLAPEFRAAVVLCDIEGLSYEEIAATLGVKLGTVRSRIHRGRSHLRKALKHRSPAARAEERDRRSLASFATGEVGIA; this is translated from the coding sequence ATGGTAGGGGCTCTACTGGACACCACCAGAGCCACCAGGGGAGGTGCGGCTGCGGCGGGTGACCGAAGAGCGCTGCTGCGCTTCCGCCGGTCGGCCGTCGAGCCGAAATCCGTGACCGACACCGCTGACCGTTCCCGCCCGCAGAGCTCCAAGGGCACGGGAGGGGACCTCGTCGCCGACGCCGCGACGACCACCGCGACCACCGCGACTTTCGCCACGGACGCGGACGCCCCGGCGTGGGCCCCTCCGAGCTGGGAGGAGATCGTCAGCACGCACAGCGCACGGGTCTACCGCCTCGCCTACCGCCTCACGGGCAACCAGCACGACGCCGAGGACCTCACCCAGGAGGTGTTCGTCCGCGTCTTCCGCTCGCTGTCGACGTACACCCCGGGCACGTTCGAAGGCTGGCTGCACCGCATCACGACCAACCTGTTCCTGGACATGGTCCGCCGCCGGCAGCGCATCCGCTTCGACGCGCTCGGTGACGACGCGGCCGAGCGGCTCCCCAGCCGCGAGCCCTCTCCCCAGCAGCACTTCAACGACACCCACTTCGACGCGGACGTGCAGCAGGCGCTGGACACCCTGGCGCCCGAGTTCCGTGCCGCGGTGGTCCTGTGCGACATCGAGGGTCTGTCGTACGAGGAGATCGCCGCCACGCTCGGCGTCAAGCTCGGTACGGTCCGCAGCCGCATCCACCGTGGCCGCTCCCATCTGCGCAAGGCGCTCAAGCACCGCTCCCCGGCGGCGCGCGCCGAGGAGCGGGACCGGCGCTCGCTCGCCTCGTTCGCCACAGGGGAGGTAGGAATCGCGTGA
- a CDS encoding O-methyltransferase produces MRQLRGQERAITGNRQTNLAFAEAYGAGIIDEKADATLSWSRDRADEAGIRSVSTGTGAALRLLAATADAKAVAEIGTGTGVSGIYLLHGMRPDGVLTTVDLEPERQQFAKHAFREAGFAGNRARFIPGRALDVLPRLADGGYDLVFCDGDPMESLDYLAESLRLLRPGGLVCFEGVFADGRTVDSAVQPAEVLRLRELLRTVRESTALVPSLLPVGDGLLCAVKRG; encoded by the coding sequence GTGCGTCAACTACGGGGACAGGAGAGGGCCATTACCGGCAACCGGCAGACGAACTTGGCATTCGCCGAGGCGTACGGCGCCGGGATCATCGACGAGAAGGCCGACGCCACCCTGAGCTGGTCCCGCGACCGGGCCGACGAGGCGGGCATCCGTTCGGTGTCGACCGGCACCGGCGCCGCACTGCGCCTGCTCGCCGCCACCGCCGACGCCAAGGCCGTCGCCGAGATCGGCACCGGGACGGGCGTCTCGGGCATCTACCTCCTGCACGGCATGCGCCCGGACGGCGTCCTGACCACCGTCGATCTGGAGCCGGAGCGGCAGCAGTTCGCCAAACACGCCTTCCGCGAGGCGGGCTTCGCCGGCAACCGCGCGCGGTTCATCCCCGGCCGCGCCCTGGACGTCCTGCCCCGGCTCGCCGACGGCGGGTACGACCTGGTCTTCTGCGACGGCGACCCTATGGAGAGCCTGGACTACCTCGCTGAATCGTTGCGGCTGCTGCGGCCGGGCGGCCTGGTCTGCTTCGAGGGCGTCTTCGCGGACGGCCGTACGGTCGACTCGGCGGTCCAGCCCGCGGAGGTCCTGCGGCTGCGGGAGCTGCTGCGCACCGTACGGGAGAGCACCGCGCTGGTGCCCTCCCTGCTGCCCGTGGGCGACGGTCTGCTGTGCGCGGTCAAGCGCGGCTGA
- a CDS encoding DUF3117 domain-containing protein, with the protein MAAMKPRTGDGPLEVTKEGRGIVMRVPLEGGGRLVVELTPDEAKALGEALEKVTV; encoded by the coding sequence ATGGCGGCCATGAAGCCGCGGACGGGCGACGGCCCGCTCGAGGTGACCAAGGAGGGGCGGGGCATCGTCATGCGCGTACCCCTCGAAGGCGGCGGTCGACTCGTCGTCGAGCTGACACCCGACGAAGCCAAGGCCCTCGGCGAGGCCCTGGAGAAGGTCACCGTCTGA